The Stieleria maiorica genome includes the window AAACAGTTCCGGTGCGGACGTCTGCATTTGAAACGCGGTTTCATAGGATTCCAGCCGCGCCCGTAATTCGCTCTGTCCCGCAGCGTTCTGTCCCGCAGCGTTCTGTCCTGCAGCGTTCTGTCCCTCAGCGTTCTGTCCCGCAGCATCTTGGCCGGTAGCGTGCTGGCCACCGAATCGTTCCAGATGCCGCCTGTTGAACCAGCGGATCAATTCCAGTTGATCGCGTCGCTGCCCAACGCTGGTCTGCGGCGGCATCTCGACGTGCCGGATCCCTTTGACCGGATCGACAATCGTGCCTTGAAGCCCCGAGGGTAAAAAGCCGGATCCCCAACCGGCCGCTTGCGGAAACTGCATTCCATCGCTGTGCAAATTCATGCCGACAAACGCCGGCAAACTCTCGTTGGCCGTTCCCAATCCGTACAACGACCAACTGCCGATACTGGGGCGGTCTCCAGCGGCGGTTCCTGTCAAAGCGACGCACTCGCCCGGACCGTGGACCGGATTGTTGTGTTGCATCGATCGGATCACGCACAGATCGTCGATGTGCCGGGCCGTATTGGGAAGCAAGGTTGAAACGGGGATTCCACTTTCACCGTACCGGTCGAAGGTCCACGGCGATCCCATCAGGTTCTTCAGCCCGGCCCGTTTGATTTTGGGGACCGTGCGGGCGATGCTTTCGGGCACGTCCTTGCCGGCGAGACGTTCGAGTTCCGGTTTGGGGTCAAAGGTATCGACTTGGCTGGGACCGCCGGACATGAACAGGAAGATCACACTCGACGCCGTCGCGGCGTGGTGAGTCGCCAGTGCCCCTTCCGTTTCGCGGTGATTCAACAGATCAAACGCTATCGCACCGGCACCGAGTCCGCCGCCGTAGAGAAACCGTCTGCGGTTGATCCAGTCGTGTCGTGACATGCGTTTTCTCTAATTGACATACAGGAATTCGCTCAAGTTAAAGATCACCAAACACAGCGATTCAAGCGAATGGTCTCGCAAGTAGTGCCGCATTCGGTCCTCTTCTTCACCGGTCGGCTGCCGGCCGGTCGCCAGACGAAAGGCAACTGCGGCGTGTTCGTCGTTAGCGGCGGTATTCCGGACACGCTCCGCAAAACATTGACTCATCGATTGCATGAAATCACTGTTCATCAAGTACAGCGACTGCAACGAGACGGTTGAAACGCGTCGCCGCGAGCACGTCGCCACCGCGGCCGGACTGTCAAACAGCGTCAATGATTCTGCGATCCGGTCGCGTTCTTGTTGCAAATAGACGCTGCGACGATGGCTGGGATTGGAAAGGCCTTCGCGGACGCTCGGCCCACCCGACGTTTCATCCAGACTGTCCGCGACGGATAAAACGCAATCGCGAATCGCCTCGGATTCCAAGCGTCGTGGGATCCAGCGCCAAAGGGAGTGACATTCAGGGTCGGCTTCTTGGTTTGATGGTGAAATCGCCGCGGATTGCCGATAGGTCTTCGAGCCCAAAATCAACCGATGGATGTGCCGCGTGCTCCAACCGCTGGCGACCAGCTCATCGGCCAACCAGTCCAATAATTCGGGATGCGTCGGGGCGGTCCCTTGCGTCCCGAAGTCGCCTGAGGTGGCGACCAGACCGGTGCCGAAATGCCACTGCCAGATTCGGTTGACCCAAACCCTCGCGGTCAACGGATTGTCTGGCGATGCGATCCAGTCGGCCAGATCGGTTCGCGAATCGACGTGATCAGGTGTCGGTCCGAAAACCGCCGGCCAACCCGCGCGGACCTCCGGACCGGCCGACTTCGGATCGCCGCGCAACCGCAAATAGGTCGTCCAATCAGCGACCGACTCCAAGTCTCGCGTCAACGGCCATCGCATCTCGTGCGGCGCGACGATTGCTCCCGAATCGGCGTCGCTCCAGCCCCAAACCTGTGGGATCGATGCGATCGCGGCATCGAGCGCCTTGAACGCCTTCCGCTCCTGGGCGTTCATCCCCGCCACGACGGACTTGGGGATCACCAAGACCGGTTCGGGGACGCCGGCGCTGCGTTTTCGGTCGACCAATCGCGTGTGAACCGAATCGAACAACTGCCAACGCGTGTTGATCCATGAGGACGCTTGATCGGGGGCACCGCCGAGCAACAGGTTGCCGGGTTGCCCGGAGGTAAAAAAGGCTTGCAGTCGGTAGTAGTCACGGATCGTCAGCGGGTCAAACTTGTGCGTGTGGCACTGCGCACACTCCAGTGTGATCCCCAGAAATGTTTTGGCGGTGGTGTTGACGACGTCGACCAGGATGTCGTGACGTTGTATCTCTTTGTCCAACTCATTGCCGCTGTAACGTGCCGCGGCCAGGAAACCGGTCGCTTCCAAACACCGTGAATCCGCTGGCAATTCGTCGCCGGCGATTTGCTCGCGGATGAACTGGTCATACGGTTTGTCATTCTGAAAACTCTCGATCACATAATCGCGGTATCGCCATGCGTGCGGCCGCGGCCGGTTGTGTTGATGACCGTTGCTCTCGGCCCAACGAGCCAGGTCCAACCAATGTCGCCCCCAACGCTGGGCATAGGCAGGGGAGCACAACAGTTGGTCGATCCAGCGATCAAGTGCTTCGTGACTGGTCGCTTGCTCCAGTCCGGGGAAGGCTGATGCCGGCAGCCCCGTCAGGTCCAATGCGATGCGTTGTTGAAGCGTGGGCCAGGATGCGGTGTCGGCAGGCGTCGTGCCGAGTTCCCGTTGGTTTTGTGCGATGAACGCATCGACGGGCGTTCGCAATCGATCGGCCGCAATCCCGGTGGGGATCGGCGGGCGACGAGGGTCTTCAAATGCCCAGTGATCGGAATCCAGCGTCGGCGTCGGCAGCAATTGATGGTCCCAGCTGACGCCTTCGTCGATCCAGGTCCGCAGCACGCGAATCTCGTCGCTGGTAAGCCGCCCAGAGTCGTCATCTGGCGGCGGCATCTGTTCGGTCGGGTCGGATGATTCGACCAACGCGATCAAATGACTCGCATCCGCATCACGGGGCGACAATTGATTCAAAAGGTCGTCGTAGCAGTCCAGCCGCAAGCCGGACTCCGGGTCTTCACCGCTGTGGCACTGGAAACAACGCTGACGCAAAACCGGAAAGACATCCTTGGAAAAACTGACTGTTGCGGTCGCCGTCGGCACTGGCGACGGCGGCGGCTTTGCGACCGGGGCGGTCGGTGCGGGCAGTCCGAACGCTTCGGCCCAACCGGTTGCCAGCGACAGATCCGACACCGAGATTCGGTCGTCGGGCTCGGTCTTCATCCCCGTGGCGAATCCGATCCAACGAATCGACTGAATCGCTTTGTTTGAAGCAACCGTGATCGCGGGTGATTCCGCGTCGGTGATTTCCGGGTCGATCCAGACGCTCAATCGGTCGTAGGGCTGACCGCTGCCGGATTGTGACCGGGCGATTTTGGCGAGTACGGTGTAGACACGATCGCCTTGCAGTTGGATATCACTGAAGTGCTGGGACGACGAGGTGTAGCGTGCCATGAACGCGTTGGCGTCGCCGTCGACATGCAGACCGATGTTCGGGACGCCGCCGTTGTGCCCGGCCGTATCGCCCCCGTCCTGCTCATCCAACCACAGCACCAAGAATTCACCGTTTCCGTTTTTTGGCGTGTCGATGCTGGATGCGTCGTAACGCAGCTCAAACCGCACGTACAGTTGATCACCGTCAAAGGGGGAATTCAGTTGTCGACGGAGCGGGTTGTTTCGCCCGCCCGTTCCGTGGATTTCGAACCACTGGGAGACACCGCCGGAACGCGACCGGGTCCAATCGCCCGACCAATCGACCGGATTGTCCGCTGCGTCCGATTGACCCAGCGCGATACCAAGGAAGACGATGACGATGACGATGACGAGAAAACGCATCATGCCGAGCGGGTGGTGGGCGATTGGCTTGGAGGGGATCGGTTAGTATAGCTGAACCGCGGTCGCCGTGGTTTGTTCCACACTCGCAGCAATTCCAGACAAAGATTCGTATGCGATACACGCCTCCCAGTCGTCTACTCCTGATCCTGTTCGCCACGTTGGTCGGCGGATCGCTTGGGCATCTTGCGGCCGCCGAGGACGTTCGAATCGTGCAGCGACTGAGTTTCAGCAAGGCCGTTCCCGCACTCACGCTAGATCTGTACCTTCCCAAGCCGACCACCGATCCGGCGCCCTGTGTGATCACAATCCAAGGCGGCGGCTTTCGCCCCCAGGACGGACAGCGTTTCAAACCGTTTGCCGAACATTTGGCCAGGAATGGTTTTGCCGCGGCGTTGATTTCTTATCGCGGCAGCCCCGGTCACCGGCATCGCGACACCTTGGCCGACGTCAAGGCATCGGTCCGGTACATTCGCAGCGTCGCCGACCGCTACGCAATCGATGCCGACCGGATCGGCGCCACGGGCCGTTCAGCCGGCGGCACACTCGCGGCGCTGCTGGCGGTCACGGGCACGTCGGATGATCCCGAAAGCCAGATAAAAGCGGCGGTCTGTTTCGCCGGCGTGTTCGATTTTGTCGGGCGTTTCACCAGGCAGGAACAGCTGGAGATCCAGCCGAATTCCCAGACGAAGATCCGGACCAACGGTGAGTGGATCGGCACCGCATTTTCGCCACAGGACCCCGAGTGGCTGGCCGCCTCGGCGATCACGCACGTCGATCCCGGCGATCCGCCGATTCTGTTCTTGCACTCCCGAAATGATTCCACCGTGCCGTGGTTTCAATCGCGCGACATGCACCGCGCGATGACCGCTGCCGGCATTGACGCCGAGATCATCGTCTACGAAACCGGCGGACACGGCGTGTCGCCCAAGGACAGGAATTCGCTCGACGACATGGTCGCGTTTTTTCGTCAGCGTCTATAAAGACGCAAGCATCTGCCAGCGGGAAGCGTCAGCGAGCGACGGATTTGGGGTAGAATGGGGAGGCACATTTTGCGTCTCAATGTCCCTCCGCCCCCCACTCTCGATGACCAAACGAGCAAAGATAACCATCCGGACCGTTGTCGCCATCGTCTTGATTCACGCCTGCTTCATGCCCTCTGTCGCCGGCGGCGACGAGGTCACCGAAGGGGAAAAGCTGTTCGCGTTGAAAGTCAAACCGCTGATCGCGGAGAAATGCTTGGCCTGCCACGGGGGCGAACCCGACGACATCCAAGGCGGGCTGGATCTGCGGACACGCGAAACGATGGCCGCCGGCGGGGATTGGTTCGAAGACGAAGTCCTGGTTCCCGGCAACGGCCAACAGAGTTATCTGTACCGCACCGCCAGCCGATCGGAGGAAGGCTATGAAATGCCTCCCAAAGAGGCAGACAAACTGACCGAAGCACAGACGTGGTGGATTCGTGATTGGATCAACGCGGGCGCACCGTGGCCCGACGAAGAACGCGTCGCCATGATCCGATCGATGTACGCTCAGGGCGAGCAGGTGACGACGTCCAAGGCACTCTCGGAGGACTGGCAGAATCGCCGCTATGAACCCGAGAAACTGTGGGCGTACCGGCCGCTGAAGCACACCGAGGTTCCCGATGGATCGCACCCGGTGGACTGGTTCATCGACAAACAATTGGCGGCGTCCGATCTGGCACCGGCGCCACCGGCCGAAGCCGATGAACTGATCCGCCGAATGAGTTTCGGATTGACGGGGCTGCCCCCGGAACCGGAGGACGTCCGGCGGTTTGCGGTTGCTTATGGAAACGATCCAGATGCCGCCGTGCACGAGTTGGCGATCGACTTGATGGCATCACCGCACTATGGCGAGCATTTCGGACTCCGTTGGCTGGACGTCGTACGATACGCCGACACCGCCGGATTCGCGAACGATTACAGTCGTCCCAACGCGTGGCGCTACCGTGACTATGTCGTCCGCGCTTTTAATGACGACAAGCCGTACGACGTTTTCATCAAACAGCAGGTCGCCGGAGATGAAATCGATGCCGACGACCCCGAGAATTTGATCGCGACAGGTTTCTTGCGGATGGGACCGTGGGAACAGACCGGCATGAGTGTGTTCAAGGAAACACGCCAGCAATGGCTGGACGACATCACCGATTCGGTCGGTCAAACCTTTCTCGGTCACGCGCTGCAATGTGCCAAGTGCCACGATCACAAATTCGATCCCGTACCGACACGCGACTACTACAGCATGATGGCAGTTTTCTCGACGACCCAATTTGCCGAGCGAGACGTGCCGTTTTTAGACCCCGAGAATACGACCGGGTTTGAAGCCTCCGACGCTTGGGTCCACGCCAAGGTGTCTGCGTACCAGGAGCAGAGGAAGGAGCTGAACCAAAAGGTCGCCAAAGCGCGGAAGCAGGAAACCGGTGAAGCGAAGGTCGGCGACAACGGGTTGGATCCCGGTGACGAAGCCTCCTTGGCCCGGATGTCCAAGAACATCGCCCGTCACACTTGGGAACTCGATCGCACCCGTCCGATCGCCTTTTCCGTCTACACGGGCAAAACGATCCAGCGCAACAATGTCGGCAGCCGGATCACCTTGCCCGATGCCCCCTGGGGCAAGGGACAAATGGAATCCGATGCGATTTTGGCTGGCGGCAACGTGTATTCACCCACCGACCCGGTCCAGCCCGGGCCGCTTAGCGCTGCGGTCTCGCTCGGGCAGATGCAACCGCCATCCTTTCCGGGCGGTAAGGGCAAGCGTCGCTTGGCGTTGGCCGAGTGGATCGCCGCCCCGGAAAACCCGTTGACCGCTCGGGTGATGGTCAATCGCATCTGGTCCTGGCATTTCGGCAAGGGGCTGGCCGGCAATCCGAACAACTTTGGTGGCACGGGAGCCTTGCCGACGCCCCCGGAACTGTTGGACTATTTGGCACGCTGGTTTGTCGACCACCGCTGGAGTGTCAAAGAATTGAACGAATTGATCGTCACCTCCCAGGCCTACCGTCGCAGCAGCCGTCATCCGCAACCGGAACGGCAAGCCGCCGCCGACCCCAAACTGGATCTGTACGCCTCGTTCTTGCCACGTCGATTGACCGCGGAAGAGATCCGTGACGCGATGCTGGCGGCCAGTGGAGAACTGAATCGCAGCGTCGGCGGGATCCCGGCTCGTCCGGACGTCAACCTGGAAGTCGCCTTTCAGCCGCGACAGATCATGGGCGGAACGGCGTCGGTTTATGAACCCGATCCGACACCGGAGCAGCGTAACCGACGTAGTCTGTATGCTGAAAAGATCCGTGGGCTGCGGGATCCGTTTCTGGAAACGTTCAACCAACCGGGGCCGGACAAGTCCTGCGAACTCCGCGAGACGTCGACGGTCGCGCCGCAAGCGTTGACGCTGCTCAATTCCGAAGAAGTCTTTGACCGCTCGATCAGCTTTGCCAAACGCTTGATCGATCAGCAGGTCCGTGATGACGCGACGATCGACCGCGCGTTTCAACTGGCATTGGGACGATTGCCGACTGCCGATGAGCGTTCGCTTTGCCTGGATCGATGGAACGACGCGATCGCCGATGAAGCGTCGTGGTCGTATCCTGCCAAGGCTTGGCCGGACCAGATCCAGCGAACGGTGATGGCCGAAAAGACCGGACAACCGTACGACTTCATCGAGTCCATGCCGGCCTACACGAATTACCAGCCCGATCTTCAACCCGCCGATGTCGACGCGAAAACCCGCGGACTGGCTCACGTCTGCCTGGTGATTTTCAACCTGAACGAATTCGCCTACCTGGATTGAACATGAGTGGTAAACACCCCCATCGATTCGCGATGCCGACGCGGCGAGAGGCTCTGTATGGTCTTGGTGCCGGTCTCGGTTCGGTCGCGTTGACGTCGTTGTTGCAGGCCGAACAGGACGGCAGGACGCACCATCCGGCAAAAGCCAAACGTTGTATCTTTTTGATGATGGAAGGCGGTCCGTCACATCTGGACACCTTTGATCCCAAACCGGAGTTGACCAAACAGCACCTCAAGGCGTTCACGCGTAGCGGCGAGATGGAAAGTGCGATGTCGTCGGGGAAACGCTATTTCGTCAAAAGCCCGTTCCAGTTCACCAAAGCCGGCGAGAGTGGCGCGGACATCTGCACCGAGTGGGAACACCTGCGCGAGATGGTCGATGAGATTTGTTTCTACCGCGGAGCGCAAGTCGAATCGGTCAACCATCCGACGGCCTGCTATCAGCTGAATACCGGCAACCAATTCGGCGGCGATCCCGCAATGGGCGCCTGGGTGACGTACGGTCTTGGCACGATGAACGAGAACCTGCCCGGATTTGTCGTCTTGCCGCGGTCGAGTTATCCGCAGGGTGGCGTGGGAAACTGGTCCAACGGCTTTCTGCCGGCGGATTTCCAAGGCACGCCGTTACGCCCCACGGGCAGCCCGATCCTAAATCTGAATCCTCCAGACGCTGTTTCGCCCCGGCAACAACGCAAAAACCTGGACCTGTTGGGGCAACTCAATCGCCGGCATCTTGAATCGCGCCCCGGTCGTAGCGAGCTGGACGCGCGCATCTCCAGTTACGAACTCGCGTACCGGATGCAGACCGAGGTGCCCGGCGTATTGGACTTGGAGGGCGAGTCCCAATCGACGCTGGATGCCTACGGCGTGGGCGAGCCGGCGACGGATGCGTTTGCGCGAAAGTGCCTGTTGGCGCGGCGGTTGGCCGAAAGCGGCGTACGTTTTGTGCAAGCCTATGCCGGTAACTGGGACAGCCACGACTACATCGAAAAGGCGCATGGTGCACTGATTCGGTCCGTCGACAAACCCATCGCCGCGTTGCTTCGCGATTTAAAACAACGCGACATGTTGAAGGACACGCTGGTGATTTGGTGCGGCGAATTCGGCCGCACCCCCGACAACGGGCTCCGCGGCGGCGGACAGTCCTACGGCCGCGATCATAACGCCAAGGCGATGACGATGTGGTTCGCCGGCGGCGGCACGAACGCCGGGCAGACGATCGGGGCGACCGACGAGATCGGGGCCAACGCGGTCGAGTGCGTGCACCACATTCGCGACGTGCACGTCACACTGCTACACCTGCTGGGGCTGGACGACAACCGGCTGACCTACTTCCACGCCGGCCGCCACAAACAACTCTCCCAATTCGGAGGTCAGTTGATCAAGGAGTTGTTGGGCTAGTGGGATGACAGAAAAAGAGTGGGCAGGAAAAGATACCACTGCGAAGAAGACGTGGCAAAACTATGGGGGCAAAACAATTTCTGCTGGGAATTGTCTTGCCCCCATCGTCTTGCCTCTGGTACTTCCCCGGCGCCCCGGACCTTGCCAGCCCTGCAGTTCGGCGATGCGGACGACCGTCATACCAGTTTATTGGGCCGGGTAAAACTGTTTCCATTTTTCCGGGATCCTGTACTGGGATGATCAACAGATCCGCGGCAACTGTTCGCCGATGGGCGCGACGACCACGCGGGAGGCCCCGATCGCGGTTTTGGCGACGACGACGCCGGGATGGTCTGCGACGACGCGTCCGATGATGGCCGCGCCCGATCCGTGTTTGTCCGATCGGATCGCGTTTAAAACCGCGTCGGCAGATTCCGCCGGCACCATGCACACCAGCTTTCCTTCGTTGGCCACCAACAGCGGGTCGAACCCCAGGATTTCGCAGGCCGATTGGACGGTCGGATGAATCGGCAAGCGTGTCTCGTCGATCACGATCCCGCACCCGCTGGCCGCGGCGATTTCGTTCAGGGATGCGGACAACCCTCCGCGGGTCGGATCACGCAGCGTGTGCACGTCGGGGCAGACCTGGATGATCCCGGCGACCATGTCGGCTAGCGGAGCCGAATCGGATCGAATTTCCGCGTCGAATTCCAGCCCCTCGCGAACGCTCATGATCGCCATCCCATGGTCGCCCAGGGTACCGCTAAGGATCACGACATCGCCGGGTCGCGTGTGGTTGGGAGCGATGTCGATGCCGTCGGGGACAATACCGACGCCGGCGGTGTTGATGTAACATCCGTCGCCGTGTCCCCGCTCGACCACTTTGGTATCGCCGCTGATGATCGCCACACCGGCTCGGCGTGCGGCGGCTCCCATCGCGTCGGCGATGCGTTTGAGCTGGGCGATCGGAAAGCCTTCTTCGAGGATGAATGCCGCGGTCAAATACAACGGCGTGGCGCCGCTCATCGCCAAGTCATTGACGGTCCCATTGACCACCAGATCACCGATCGATCCGCCCGGAAAAAACAGCGGCCGGACGACATAAGAATCCGTCGACATCGCCAGTCGCTGGCCGGCGAGCTGAACTCCCGCGAGTTGGAACACCGCCGAGTCTCCGAGCACGGCCAGATGGTCGTTCTGAAACGCCGGCAGAAACACGTGCTGGACCAAATCGGCCGACAGTTTTCCTCCGCCGCCATGCCCCAGAATGATGTTGGGGTAATCCTGCAGCGGAACCGGGCAGACGAGTCCGCTGAATTCAATTGTCTTGTCCCCGTGATCGCGCGGGGTATTCGAAGTGCTGTCGTCGGCCATCACGCTTGCTCGGCCACTTTGGCGCTGGCTGCTTGAACGTCGGGGGCTTCCAACGGGACCAGGCGACCGTAGTTGTAGTAGGCCGCGCAGGCCCCTTCGCCGGACACCATCGTCGCGCCCAAGGGCGTTCGCGGCGTGCATTGCTTTCCAAATGCTTCACATTGATTCGGTTTGATCGCTCCTTTCAGGACGTCGCCGGCGCGGCACAACGTCGACTCGCGTGTTGCGATCGCAGACACGTCAAACTTGATTTCGGCGTCAAACGAACGGTAGGCGTCGCGAAGTCGCCAGCCGCTTTGGGCGATCGCGCCGATTCCACGCCAATTGCGGTCGATCGTCTCGAACACTTCCTCCAAGAGGACTTGTGCGGCAACATTGCCCTGTTCGGTGACAACTCTGGGATACGCGTTTTCGAGCTCCGCCGTCCCCGATTCGAGCTGGATGATGCACCGGCGGATGCCGTCAAGCACATCCAGCGGCTCGAAGCCGGTGATCACGATCGGAACCTGGTATTGATCGCACAGTGGCCGATAGTGCGAATACCCGGTCACGGCGCAGACATGCCCGGCGGCCAGGAACCCGGCGACACGGTTGCCCGGCGATTCCATGATCGCCCGGATCGCGGGCGGGACCAGCACATGGGAAACGAGCGCGGAGAAATTATCGACGTGTTGATCGTGAGCCACCTTGACCGCCATCGCGTTGGCCGGCGCCGTCGTTTCGAATCCGATCGCCAACAACACCACTTCACGGTCCGGGTTCTCGCGAGCAATCTTGACGGCATCCAGCGGACAGTAGACGACCCGCACGTCCCCACCGGCCGCCTTGACTTTGAACAAGTCGCCTTCGGATCCGGGAACCCGCAGCATGTCACCGAAGGAGCAAAAGATGACGTCGGGCCGGGCGGCTATCGCCAGGGCTTTGTCGATCACTTCCAGCGGTGTCACACAGACGGGACAACCGGGACCGTGAATCATCTCGATCTGATCGGGCAGGATCTGATCGATGCCGTTGCGGATGATCGAATGGGTTTGCCCGCCGCAAACCTCCATGATCGCCCAGGGGCGAGTCACCTGTCGCGCGATCTCGCCGGCCAGCCGCTTCGCGGTTTCGCCGTCACGGTATTCGGTCAAGTGTTTCATGAGCGTGGGTCGGTCGGATGCTCCAGGGCCTGGAAGGTCCGCAAGGTTTCCTCCGCCGATGCTTCGTCGATTCGGCTGATCGCAAACCCGGCGTGGACGACCGCGTAGTCGCCCACCTGGATCTCCGGCAACAATACCAAGCAGACCTCTTTGACGACGCCGCCGAAATTGACGGTGCCCATCGTCATCTCGTCGGCTTCGAAAATCGATTCGACCTTTCCGGGAACTGCCAGGCACATCGTTTCAAACCGTGGTTGTGGTAGGTTGTCTTGTTCAGCATAGCGGGTTTTAGGTTGTGCCGACCCGCTATTGGTTCCTGGCCACCATCGCTTGCCCCAGCGAGAGCCCTCCGTCGTTGGGCGGAACGAGGGTGTGGCTCAGGACGTTGAATCCGGATTGACGCAGCCGCTCCGTCGCGAGGCTCGTTAGCAATGCGTTCTGAAACACGCCACCGGTCAAGCCGACGACGTCGATTCCGGTTCGATCGCGGATCACAGCGGCGACGCGGACGATCATCCCGGCGACGGCGTGGTGGAATTGCGCCGCGATCCGTCCACGGTCGACCGAGTCGATGACGTCGCGGCAAATCGACTCGATCAGATCGCGGGTTTCGATTTGAATCGGCTTTTGACCAGCAGATTGGTCGATCGGAAAGATGTAAGCGTCGGCGTCCACTTCGCCGACGACCTGGATCGCCAACGACTCGAGTTCGATGGCCGCTTGCGCTTCAAAACTGACTTCGTTCCGGATTCCGATCAAGGAAGCGACGGCGTCGAACAGCCGTCCGACGCTGCTGGTGGGAAAACAGTGCAGGTTCGAATCGAGTTGCCGTTTTAGCAGACGCCGCACGTCGGCAGGCGGGTGCGCGGCACAGGGCAGCCGATCATCCCAGGGCAGACCATGGGTATTCAGCAAGGCGAGCGCCGTGCGATACGGTCGTTTGATCGACGCATCGCCGCCCGGCAGCGGAAAGTACTGCAAGTGGGCCGCACGTTCGAAACGCTTGTCGTTGGCGATCAAGAATTCGCCGCCCCAGATGGCTCCGTCGGTGCCGTATCCGGTACCGTCGAAACAGCACGCGATGATGGGCTGCGTTGCGGCAAGTCGCTGTTCGGCCATCAAGGACACGGCGTGTGCATGGTGGTGTTGGACACGAACGAGCGGCACCTGAAGTGCTCGCGCCAATTCATCGGCAAACTGTGTCGACAGATACGAGGGATGCAGATCGGCGGCAACGGCTTGGGGGTCGACACGGAACAGGTCCAGGTAGTGATTCACGTTTCGCTTGAGCGCACGCAACGTCTCCAGGTTGCTGATATCGCCGATGTGCTGACTGATGTAGGCATAGTTTGCTTGAGTGACACAAAACGTTGATTTGATTTCGCCCCCGATCGCCACCACACTTCGCCCCCCGTGCCCCAGATCGATCGGCATCGGAGCGAAGCCGCGTGAGCGTCGGATCGGCACAACCGACGTGCCCTGCCGCCTGACCACGGAGTCGTCACACACGACGTGGATGTCGCGGTCATGCAACAGGAAACCGTCGACCAGCGGACCGAGACGCCGAATCGCTTCTTTATTGGTTCGGGCGATCGGTTCATCGGAGAGGTTGCCAGACGTCATCACCAACGGAGCACACGCTTGGACCAGCAACTGGTGCAGCGGCGAATAGGGCAGCATCACGCCGACACGGTGGTTTCCCGGCGCGACTGCATCGAGCATGTCGGAGAACCCGGCAACAATCCTACCGGCATTCCGTTTGGCAAGCAGCACGATCGGCCGCTCGGGGCTCTCGAGCAAGCGTCGTTCACCGTGATTGATTTCTGCGAAGGCTTCCGCGTCCTGGACGTCGACGACCATGATCGCGAAAGGTTTGTCGATTCGGCCTTTCCGCCCCCGAAGCGTTCGGATCGCATCGACATTCTTCGCATCGCATGCCAAGTGAAAGCCGCCGATCCCTTTGACCGCGATGATCTGTCCTCCGCGGATCGCGGTTGCGAACACGTCTACCACGTCAGTCGGATCGCAGTCTGCCGTCGTCGGGCGGTCGGCCGCAATGGCAGGCGGGGGCGAAGAAGCGAACCAGATCTGTGGTCCACAGTCCGGGCAGGCGATGGGTTGGGCGTGAAAGCGTCGGTCCCGCGGATCGTTGTATTCGTCGCGACATCGTGCACACATCTGAAACGACTTCATCGTCGTCGCCGGTCGGTCGTACGGGATGTCATGGACGATGGTGAAA containing:
- a CDS encoding PSD1 and planctomycete cytochrome C domain-containing protein, producing MMRFLVIVIVIVFLGIALGQSDAADNPVDWSGDWTRSRSGGVSQWFEIHGTGGRNNPLRRQLNSPFDGDQLYVRFELRYDASSIDTPKNGNGEFLVLWLDEQDGGDTAGHNGGVPNIGLHVDGDANAFMARYTSSSQHFSDIQLQGDRVYTVLAKIARSQSGSGQPYDRLSVWIDPEITDAESPAITVASNKAIQSIRWIGFATGMKTEPDDRISVSDLSLATGWAEAFGLPAPTAPVAKPPPSPVPTATATVSFSKDVFPVLRQRCFQCHSGEDPESGLRLDCYDDLLNQLSPRDADASHLIALVESSDPTEQMPPPDDDSGRLTSDEIRVLRTWIDEGVSWDHQLLPTPTLDSDHWAFEDPRRPPIPTGIAADRLRTPVDAFIAQNQRELGTTPADTASWPTLQQRIALDLTGLPASAFPGLEQATSHEALDRWIDQLLCSPAYAQRWGRHWLDLARWAESNGHQHNRPRPHAWRYRDYVIESFQNDKPYDQFIREQIAGDELPADSRCLEATGFLAAARYSGNELDKEIQRHDILVDVVNTTAKTFLGITLECAQCHTHKFDPLTIRDYYRLQAFFTSGQPGNLLLGGAPDQASSWINTRWQLFDSVHTRLVDRKRSAGVPEPVLVIPKSVVAGMNAQERKAFKALDAAIASIPQVWGWSDADSGAIVAPHEMRWPLTRDLESVADWTTYLRLRGDPKSAGPEVRAGWPAVFGPTPDHVDSRTDLADWIASPDNPLTARVWVNRIWQWHFGTGLVATSGDFGTQGTAPTHPELLDWLADELVASGWSTRHIHRLILGSKTYRQSAAISPSNQEADPECHSLWRWIPRRLESEAIRDCVLSVADSLDETSGGPSVREGLSNPSHRRSVYLQQERDRIAESLTLFDSPAAVATCSRRRVSTVSLQSLYLMNSDFMQSMSQCFAERVRNTAANDEHAAVAFRLATGRQPTGEEEDRMRHYLRDHSLESLCLVIFNLSEFLYVN
- a CDS encoding DUF1501 domain-containing protein; translated protein: MSRHDWINRRRFLYGGGLGAGAIAFDLLNHRETEGALATHHAATASSVIFLFMSGGPSQVDTFDPKPELERLAGKDVPESIARTVPKIKRAGLKNLMGSPWTFDRYGESGIPVSTLLPNTARHIDDLCVIRSMQHNNPVHGPGECVALTGTAAGDRPSIGSWSLYGLGTANESLPAFVGMNLHSDGMQFPQAAGWGSGFLPSGLQGTIVDPVKGIRHVEMPPQTSVGQRRDQLELIRWFNRRHLERFGGQHATGQDAAGQNAEGQNAAGQNAAGQNAAGQSELRARLESYETAFQMQTSAPELFDIADETQQTQTLYGIDQPQAKTVGRACLLARRMVQRGVRFVQVRVGGWDAHGNIQGNHTKMAARTDVPIAGLLADLKQRGLLQSTLVVWAGEFGRTPTMEGRGKGRDHSPAGYSIWMAGGGVQGGQIIGATDPLGYVATERPVSPHDFHATLLHALGIDANRLTYNHHGRDEVPTVFGGQAVREVFG
- a CDS encoding alpha/beta hydrolase, with product MRYTPPSRLLLILFATLVGGSLGHLAAAEDVRIVQRLSFSKAVPALTLDLYLPKPTTDPAPCVITIQGGGFRPQDGQRFKPFAEHLARNGFAAALISYRGSPGHRHRDTLADVKASVRYIRSVADRYAIDADRIGATGRSAGGTLAALLAVTGTSDDPESQIKAAVCFAGVFDFVGRFTRQEQLEIQPNSQTKIRTNGEWIGTAFSPQDPEWLAASAITHVDPGDPPILFLHSRNDSTVPWFQSRDMHRAMTAAGIDAEIIVYETGGHGVSPKDRNSLDDMVAFFRQRL